A stretch of the Medicago truncatula cultivar Jemalong A17 chromosome 5, MtrunA17r5.0-ANR, whole genome shotgun sequence genome encodes the following:
- the LOC11425335 gene encoding transcription factor bHLH18, translating into MEKLNSSSNSSSTSWLSDLLLEEMEIEGCDLFQQCEQNLFGEKEFLSNDIASIFQQEENFQHQPLLSSESYSSSYPLEKNFERPNKKLKKNTSSPSSTTSQILSFDCTLNTKKNKVVPLSQTELPQNRKGSLQKQNIVETIKPQGQGTKRSVAHNQDHIIAERKRREKLSQCLIALAALIPGLKKMDKASVLGDAIKYVKELQERLRVLEEQNKNSHVQSVVTVDEQQLSYDSSNSDDSEVASGNNETLPHVEAKVLDKDVLIRIHCQKQKGLLLKILVEIQKLHLFVVNNSVLPFGDSILDITIVAQMGIGYNLTRNDLVKKLRVAALRAMS; encoded by the exons ATGGAAAAATTAAACTCATCTTCAAACTCATCATCAACTAGCTGGTTATCTGATCTG CTATTGGAAGAAATGGAAATAGAGGGTTGtgatttgtttcaacaatgtgaACAAAACTTGTTTGGTGAAAAAGAGTTTCTTTCAAATGACATAGCAAGTATTTTTCAACAAGAGGAAAATTTCCAACATCAACCTTTGTTATCTTCTGAAAGCTATTCTTCTTCTTATCCTTTAGAAAAGAATTTCGAAAGAcccaacaaaaaattgaaaaaaaacacTTCTTCCCCTTCTTCTACCACTTCTCAGATTCTGTCTTTTGACTGTACcttaaatacaaaaaagaacAAGGTTGTTCCATTGTCACAAACAGAATTACCTCAAAATAGAAAAGGGTCAttgcaaaaacaaaacattgttgaaactaTAAAGCCACAAGGACAAGGAACTAAGAGGTCTGTGGCTCATAATCAGGACCATATCATagcagagagaaagagaagagagaaactcAGTCAGTGCTTGATTGCTCTAGCTGCTCTTATTCCTGGCTTGAAGAAG ATGGACAAGGCTTCAGTCCTAGGAGATGCAATCAAGTACGTGAAAGAGCTCCAAGAACGTTTGAGGGTATTAGaggaacaaaacaaaaatagtcATGTTCAGTCTGTGGTGACGGTTGATGAACAACAACTAAGTTACGACTCATCAAACAGTGATGACTCTGAAGTTGCTAGTGGTAATAATGAAACTCTCCCACATGTAGAAGCCAAAGTTTTGGACAAGGATGTGCTCATAAGGATCCATTGCCAAAAGCAAAAGGGACTTTTGCTCAAAATATTGGTCGAGATTCAAAAGCTTCATCTCTTTGTTGTTAATAACAGTGTCCTACCTTTTGGAGATTCTATCCTTGATATAACCATCGTTGCTCAG atggGAATAGGGTACAACTTGACCAGAAACGATCTAGTGAAAAAACTACGTGTGGCTGCATTGAGAGCCATGTCATAA
- the LOC120580479 gene encoding zinc finger BED domain-containing protein DAYSLEEPER-like, with protein sequence MKLLEYFYPLLYGSASSNEISSIKQLCFSLFEEYQAKINEMVEGSTEKSNDNDSNIDDVPGSNYLSGYDSFVNDTSDIQSKSELDNYLEEKVLPRSAAFDILGWWKTNGIKYPTLQKLAKDILAIPVSTVASESAFSTSGRLLCPHRSRLHEDTLEALMCAQSWMKQEKKASIGIVGPMQYLEVKDKRLQTFQDSDSEDEDMEDIGSGATN encoded by the exons ATGAAGTTATTAGAATACTTTTATCCTTTGCTTTACGGAAGTGCATCTTCAAATGAAATTAGCAGCATCAAGCAATTATGTTTTTCATTGTTTGAAGAATATCAAGCTAAAATCAATGAAATGGTTGAAGGTTCAACTGAAAAGTCCAATGACAATGATTCAAATATTGATGATGTTCCTGGTAGCAATTATCTTAGTGGTTATGACTCGTTTGTCAATGATACCAGTGATATACAATCAAAGTCTGAGCTAGATAACTACTTGGAAGAAAAGGTACTACCTAGAAGTGCTGCATTTGATATCCTAggatggtggaaaacaaatggAATTAAGTATCCCACATTGCAAAAACTTGCTAAGGATATTTTGGCCATCCCAGTTTCAACTGTTGCTTCAGAATCTGCTTTTAGCACAAGCGGTAGGTTGTTGTGCCCTCATCGTTCTAGGCTTCATGAGGATACTTTGGAGGCGCTTATGTGTGCACAAAGTTGGATGAAGCAGGAAAAGAAAG CTTCTATTGGTATAGTTGGACCAATGCAATATTTAGAAGTGAAAGACAAGCGCTTGCAAACTTTTCAAGACTCTGATTCCGAAGATGag gaTATGGAGGACATAGGCTCAGGAGCTACAAATTga
- the LOC11423793 gene encoding transcription factor bHLH25 produces MAAAMASKGDSSLVSEKTRYRSESVYGTCRIIGGDGLTDNTSVIGDAIKHVKELQERLRVLEEENKNSHIESVVTLNKLLLIYKSWSDDGSKAASANNESLPHVDAKILDKNVLIRIQCQKQKSYLLNKLVEIQKLHLFVVNSSVLAIGDSILDITIIARAHI; encoded by the exons ATGGCAGCGGCGATGGCGTCAAAAGGGGATTCTTCTCTTGTCTCTGAAAAAACCAGATATAGATCTGAATCAGTTTATGGTACATGCAGAATAATTGGCGGAGATGGATTG ACGGACAATACTTCAGTCATAGGAGATGCTATCAAGCATGTGAAAGAGCTCCAGGAACGTTTGAGAGTATTAGAAGAAGAGAACAAGAATAGTCATATTGAATCTGTAGTGACGCTTAACAAATTGCTGCTAATTTACAAGTCATGGAGTGATGATGGTTCTAAGGCTGCTAGTGCTAATAATGAATCTCTCCCTCACGTGGATGCCAAAATTTTGGACAAAAACGTGCTCATAAGGATCCAGTGCCAAAAGCAAAAGAGTTATTTGCTTAATAAATTGGTTGAGATTCAAAAGCTCCATCTCTTTGTTGTTAATAGCAGCGTCCTAGCTATTGGGGATTCTATCCTTGACATAACAATCATTGCTCGG GCTCACATTTAA
- the LOC11423794 gene encoding transcription factor bHLH18 — protein sequence MEKLNTSSNASSTSWLSHFLFEENEIEGCDLFQQCEQNLFGEEELISHDIASIFQQEENLQQQPLLLFESYSSCTLETNLERDNKKLKTNNTLHEVVPVSQTQLPQNQNIVETKNTQGQGTKRSVAHDHQDRIMAERKRREKLSQCLITLAALIPGLKKMDKASVIGDAIKHVKELQERLRVLEEQNKNSPIEFVVTLNKPKLNYESWSDDGSKAASANNETLPHVEAKILGKDVLIRIQCQKQKSFLLNILVEIQQLHLFVVNNNVLAVGDSIHDITIIAQMGTGYNLTKNDLVKSVQAAVLRSMS from the exons atggaaaaattaaaCACATCTTCAAATGCATCATCAACTAGCTGGCTATCTCATTTT ctatttgaagaaaatgaaatagaGGGTTGtgatttgtttcaacaatgcgAACAAAACTTGTTTGGTGAAGAAGAGCTTATTTCACATGACATAGCAAGTATTTTTCAACAAGAGGAAAATTTGCAACAACAACCATTGTTACTTTTTGAAAGCTACTCTTCTTGTACTTTGGAAACAAATTTGGAAAGAGACAACAAGAAGTTGAAAACGAACAACACTTTGCATGAAGTTGTTCCAGTGTCACAAACACAACTAcctcaaaatcaaaacattgttgaaactaAAAATACACAAGGACAAGGGACTAAGAGGTCTGTTGCTCATGATCATCAAGACCGTATCATGGcggagagaaagagaagagagaaactcAGTCAGTGCTTAATTACTCTAGCTGCTCTTATTCCTGGCTTGAAGAAG ATGGACAAGGCTTCAGTCATAGGGGATGCTATCAAGCATGTAAAAGAGCTCCAAGAACGTTTGAGAGTATTAGAAGAACAAAACAAGAATAGTCCTATTGAGTTTGTAGTGACGCTTAACAAACCGAAGCTAAATTATGAGTCATGGAGTGATGATGGTTCTAAGGCTGCTAGTGCTAATAATGAAACTCTCCCTCATGTGGAAGCCAAAATTTTGGGCAAAGACGTTCTCATAAGGATCCAGTGCCAAAAACAAAAGAGTTTTTTGCTTAATATATTGGTTGAGATTCAACAGCTTCATCTCTTTGTTGTTAACAATAATGTCCTAGCTGTTGGGGATTCTATCCATGACATAACAATCATTGCTCAG atggGAACAGGATACAACTTGACCAAAAATGATCTTGTAAAAAGCGTACAGGCGGCTGTATTGAGATCGATGTCGTAA